Within Corvus moneduloides isolate bCorMon1 chromosome 23, bCorMon1.pri, whole genome shotgun sequence, the genomic segment CCCTGtcccagggagggaggggctCGTTCTTGCAGCCGAGGCGAGTGCGGGGAAGGCTCTGCGCTGAACGGGCTTGTCCCTGCAGGAGCGGGAGTGGAGGGATCCAGGGAAACGTGGGAAGGCTTTTTTGGAGCAAAGGTTTGGGCGCTGCGATCTGAGACCACCCCGTGCCCCGAGGGGAGTCTCGGTGCGTTCTTTTCATGAGTTGGGACTGGATTTGCCTTCCCAGGCTCGGCAGCCAAGTGTGGGCAGGCTCCAGAGAGAACTTGGGACTTTTCCTCCGGTCGTGGGAACGTGgaaagctgtggctgtggggGTTGTCTGGGCACAGCGAGGCTTGTTTTTccaccttcctcttcccctcgGGTTCCCATCAGGTGATGTTTACTGAGCCAGGGCTCGAAGTCACGTAGAAGATGTGGTGTGGGGTGTGCCAGGATCGGGAACGGCCCGGAGCTCTCCTCGCCCGGGAGAGGCTGCACTTCTCCTCTTGCCGCctcttttatctcttttatcttttttctttcttgattgtttaaaatgttcacctcagccttttcctggaGGATTTTCCAGAGCTTTTTAACATTCCTAACCCGAGCTGGGAGTGCTGAAGGGAGCTGCCAGAGCCActcagggagagaggagagagaaatcaGAGGGAGATCAGCAAACCCGAGGATGGGAGAGGGCTGGAGAGTGTGggagagggctggagcatgACCTGGAGTATTCCCTTCTATGTGATAATGATGGAAGGAGGCTGGCACGTAGGTTTGATAATGCAGAGGGCTTGGGATGTAGGTCTGATGATGGAAGGGGGTTGGATGTAGATCTgctcctccctggggctgtAAATACCCATCAGGGAGAAGGTCTGTGAAACAATGGGCTCATTTAGGGCAGGGAATGCTCTTCCTAGAGCCAGGAACTCTGTTTTGTGTCTGGAGAGCTTAAATCTAGGTTGCTTTGGAAAGCTGCAGCGTGGTGGGAAGGTGGGCAGGGTGACCTGGTTTTTGGTTGCTGGAGTGGAAAGTCCAGTTTTATCCCAAGGCAGTTCCTCCAGGATCTAATCTCTGTGCTTGGCTGCACAAAGGGGTTTGTCTGGGAGAGAGGGCTCGCCCTTCCCTGCCCGGGGTGTGTGCAGGACACTTTGGGGTGTGGTGTTCtcttccagccctcctgccagcGGAGCTGGGAGTGTTCCCGTggtgttttccccatttttctgtgtctcttcCAGCCTTTGCCTGGCTTTGGCTCCCACACTTCCCCCTCCCAGCTGTGTGTCCCAGGTTACCTGCGCCGTGGGCCCTcggtgggagcagggatgagccCCCCTGCTGATGCCCCCTGTTCCTTGGCAGGTGGCTGTTCCCGATCATCGGCCACATGGGGATCTGCACCTCCACCGGCATCATCCGGGACTTCGCAGGGCCCTACTTCGTCTCCGTGAGTAGATCCTGGACCCAGGAGCACGAGCAGAATTCCTGtttcctctgcttctccccTGCCTTGGTGActcctgagccagccctgccttcTCTGGCTCAAATAACAGCTTTAGGTGTTTTTAAGGAGCTGGGATTGTTGCTGTTGCTCCTTGGGCTGGAGCTTATTTGGGGGTGTGATAAATAATGGCTGGTTTGGTgcggagaaggggaaaaaaatcttgtattCCAGGCTCTAAATTAGGAGTTTAGGACTTAAATTCTCTTAATTCTGAGTAGCAGAAGTGccttcagcttcctcagctgctcagcATCAGGTGTGTGCCAGGCCTCTTAAGCTGCTAAGCATCCAGGGGATTCTGAAAGTAAAGAGAGTTTTAATTTGGGATAATTAATGCTCCTAATAGACTGAGGCATTTACAACTGAGAGTTAACAAAATattaacacttaaaaaaaaaaggaggggaacaAGGCACTTGTAAGTGGATGATGTCACTGTGTGTGGAGTATAAATGTGCCCGTGCCCAGATCAGGAGTGTGGAAACAACGGGAATCCAAACCCAGGCACACCCGGGACTGGTGGCTGGGGCAGTGGGATCACTCAGCCAGCCAGCTGTGAGACCTCCAGCACGATCCATGCCCTGAATACTGCACTGGGTTTCATCCTGCTGagacagttttcctttttttttgtaggaagACAACATGGCATTTGGGAAACCTGTGAAGTAAGTGCTGCTTGTTTGTATTAAACTGCCCTGCAGTTCCTGGGGACAGACGTGCTGTGACATTGCTTCTCCTGGTGCTCAGCTGCCCTAATTCACCTCGGTGGCCGCTGTGTCTCTGCTTTCCAGGAAACCAcattaaattaaatctttttagCATCATGACAGCAACGTGGTGGTGTTAATAACCAGAGCTGTGTGGAGCCTTTgttagagaaaaggaaaagaaaaggctaaACCATCCTAAGATGATGTTAGCAAGTGCTCTTGAGTAAacactgcctggctgtgctgatgAGCTGGTGTCACTCACGTCCTGtcagtgctgtgggcaggagaaGGGCCAGGGTTTGTGTCTCTCAGGTCAGGTTTGTGCTTGGAGTGTCCGGGAGGTTCCTTCAGGATGTGGGAGCAGTTCAGGGCTGTGCCCCTGAGCTCTGGGATTTCTCTCTCTGGGGTGCTGAGGATGCTGAGCAGcctttctgctgcctctcttGTCTCCaagagctgggctctgtgcagttCAGAGGCACTGGATTTATCCAAGTCCTTTAagcctgtgcagggccagaagctggacttgatgacccttgtagggtcccttccagctcagctgtgatTCCACAATCTTcctgctgggaggagcaggCAGTGGGGAAGGTGCAGCAGTAGAACAGTGCAAAGGGAGCTGTTCTCATCCTTGTAGGTACTGGAAACTGGATCCCAGCAAAGTCTATGCCACTGGTCCCAACGCCTGGGACACGGCCGTGCACGACGCATCCGAGGAGTACAAGCACCGCATGGTACAGCTCCTGTCCTGGCtgcgagggagggagggagggagggagtgtTCCCCCAGAGGCTCCAGGGAGTTCCCAGAGACATTctggataccccatccctgggagtgttcaaggccaggttggagcaagGGGCTTTGATTCCGTATCTCTGCAGGGGTTTGAAGGGATCCCTCCCCAGGATTTGGCTCCTTGCCACAGGAGTGGGACCTGTGGCTCTCCACCAGGACTGGGGAACCTCAGGGACAGGATTTCTAATCCCTTTTTGTGTTCCAGCACAACCTCTGCTGCGACAACTGCCATTCCCACGTGGCTCTGGCCTTAAACTTGATGAGATACGATAACAGCACCTCCTGGAACATGGTGAAACTGTGCTTCTTCACACTCCTCTATGGGAAATATGTCAGGTGAGCTGAGGGACAGCCTGAATTCGGCAGCAAAATGGgctctttccttctcctgagCCCTCTGAAGCATCTGCCTATCCCATGGAGAAGGGAGAAGTGTCCCCCCAAGCCGTGGGTGTGTTGCTGGTGGGTGGTGCTGTCAACTGCCTGTGCTCAGCAAGAGAACCAGGAGTGCTCGCTGGGTTGCACTAGATGCTGCTCCCAAAATACTGTTTCTGGCTGCTAATTTGGAGTGCCTGGAATTTGGGAAATGCTGGCTAAAGCAAATCTCACTCTGTGTTGTCTTCTGGCTGGGTTAGGTCAGAACATAAGGTCACAGGATGGCTTCTCTCCAAGGATTACTGGTTTCCCTCCCTTCTCTTGAATCTTGTTTACATAAAAGCTGGTCtgatttccagctgctgtggagctTCCAACTGGAGTGGAGAGGGAAACCCCGAGCTCTCCTTAAGGAAAGGGTTTTGAATCTCCATTTCAGCTCCTTGTGCCTGAAGAGGAGATTCTGTGAGGTCTGCCCTGCATAAAGCTCCACTTCTAGGTAGTCTTCCCTGTTCAGGAAGAGCTTCTTTGCCTGCTTTTGGGCAAGGATAGCTCCTGCTATCTTGGTTAAATCCACCAGCAGTCAGAATAATGAGCCCTGTGGTAATGGGGTTTCATTTTTTGTGGTCTCTTGTCACCATTCTTGTCTGTGCAAGTATGAAATGGGCTTGTCTTTGGCTTAATTTAAGCTGGAAGGAGACTCCAGGCCTGTTGTTTGTGATATATTTGTTGTGGTCCTGATCAAGTCTCAGTTTTTAAGACTGAATCTCCAGGATGGGAtgtgtggcagtgccagcagtaGGTAACAGTCAGAAAAGCATCTGTCTCCCTCTGATTCCTCCAGTTATTCTCCCATCCTTCTGTCTCTTCTCACATTTAaacctttccccctttccctcctgcagcatAGGGGGATTTGTGAAGACCTGGCTGCCCTTTGTCCTCTTCCTGGGGGTGATTGTGACCGTGGTTCTCACCCTGCACCTGCGGTGATGGCAGCCCTGAACCCCCAATCCCTGAGCACACAAAGGAAGAAACTGTGACTGATCCAGCGGGATAGAGGCATGGGACTCTGGGAGCCCTTTTCCAGGGGAGGTGGCAGCCCCACTCCATCGTAACAGCTCATCTGCGTCTCCTGGAGCtggcttcttttcctcctgtttctgtTCTGTTGATGGTGTCTCCCAATGTCAGGGGTCTGGAAGCTTCTGctctctccctttctgcagcgggggaggtgggaatgggatcaggaaaGGAGAGGGGTGGGTGCCTTTGCTTTCGGTGCCAAGAAAAGCCTCAAGGcaagctctgcctcctgcagtgGCACAAGCAGACACACCTCGGGAGGGTCTCTCTGATCAcctgctttcctcctcttcacCAGACGCTTCCTCAAATTCCCTGGGTCTCCAGGTAGGAGTTGCTGTTTCCCCTGTGCCACATCTCTCCAGTAGCACATGTTCCAAAGTGGAAGTGTGGGGTTCTTCCCAGGGGGATGGGGTGCCCCAGCACTCAGCGATGGCCCCCCGGCAGTGGCAGGAGGCTGTTGAGGTGGGACACTCCTGAGGGACGCTCTGTGGCAGGGCCGACtcccctggtcctgctgctgagcctggaaaggcaggaaagtCGAAGGGCTGGCTTGGGAACAGCTCGTGGCAGGGTGCACCCATCCAGGAGCCTGCTGCAGCCTTGGGAGGCAGCTCTCTATCCCTTTCAGCTTGTGCCAGAGAAAATACCACTTCCCTGCTTCTCTCTGAATTGCTGAATCTGGCACTGCAGTCCTCACAAGCCACTGGTGTCCCTTTGATCCCTGTGCTCCGTGTCTCAGGCGGCGGCTGGGGCTGGAAAACCTCTGTGGGAGCAGCACCTGAGCTTGGAGCTGAAAAGAGAAGGTACTGGAAGTTGCCTGTCTGGCTGAGCTTTGCAGCAGCAAAGTGGGGCAGTGGCTTTCTCCTGGCTGGTCCCGGGTGGTGACTGAGGAATGGTTTAGGGAGCTTTggagagcacagctgggcacaggagctgtgcaggggtTGGTGTGAGGGGCACAGCTTGGGCAGGATGGGCTGTGCGAGGGGGGCTGTTCCTGAGTGTCAGGCAGGAAGGGAGCTTGGATGTGCCCTGGAACCCCTTCTACAGCTGGGTCTGCCCTGCAGGTGCTGATTTCTGAGCCAGGGGGTGTTTTAAAACCAAGCCTGGCTGAAGGGTTATGCGCAGCTGAGTAGGTCTCTGCTGTCTGCAGAGGGGGGAGAAGAGCTTTGCCACTCACACCTGAAAAACAAGCTCATTACTCCAGTATCTGACAGATTCCAAGGAATCCATTTCCAGGAGTGCTTGTGGCCAGCAGGAAAGCTTTTCTGGAGTCCCTGCCAtgtctgctgctgcctttgtcgCTGGTTTTCAGACCCTTCCCCATGTGCCTCTCCCACTTCCCTGACTCCTCCAGCCTTATGGGCGGATGGGACCCTCCTCATGGgctcatttctgtgttttccccttttcctcgGTCACTTTTAAATCACCCCTCAAGCCTCCTGCTCATTATTGTCCCTCTGTCACCACATCCTGGCCTTCCCCATCAACCTGGAGCTGAAATGTTCCAGTGGCTGCTCTGTACAGTCATTCCCTTCCCGCGTAGAGAGCATGGGATGGAGGCTGCTGGgtctggggctgcaggggaagcCAAAATCCTGATCAGAGAGAACCTGGATGAAAGGACGGAGTGTTCTGAGCTCTGTTCTCTGCCCAGGAGCCACTGCCCAGCGTGCCCAGGGCGAGCCAGCCGGATGGGAGAGGGGAGTGCTGTCCCCGCATGTTGATTCCAGCGTGATTCCTTGGAGTGACcggccccagggctggatccACCCTCAGCAATAACCTCGAGCCCCTCGGCCCATCCCGTTCATGTTTTATCCACGAGCTCTACAAGAATTGCCAAAGCTGAGACTTGGGGGTGTCAGGGGGCCCCTGGACTTCCAAAACCCCACTGTAAAATTCCCTCTCGTTTGGTCCTGATGCTTTTTACCAGAGCGGAGTTTGGAATGGTGAGGGCGAGCCCCCATCCCTCATGCTTTGTTCCCTTCATCTCTGCGGGGCGCTGGatttctttgtaaatatttaaactcTGCTTCTGTGGTTTCATAATCCCGACGGCAGGGAAATAAACTGATTTCTGTGGATATCTCCAAGTGCTGcatctcttccctcctcccagccctcagcCAAGAGCGGGGTCGGGGTCAGGATCTCCCCTGTCCCACTGAGccccagcccttctcctgcccGAAGGAGTCTGATCCTGAAGCTCCCACACCTTTGGCTTTATGAACTtgcccttttccctgctccagggaaaactcacaaccctgctgctgggaaggaggtTTGGGGGTCAGgagaatccccatccctgcagtgcAGGAAGAGTTTGTGGGATTTAATGCTGGGGGTGGAAGATGCTTTTTTCCAAGGTTGATTCGCTTCAGCTGTGAACAGCTCCCCTTTTGTCTCTCCTGTGTCTTATTTTCCGGGAGgcactgcttttcccagctccttccctctccagcccggagccctctgccttccctggggaggggaCGCCTGTcctggccctggggctgccGGAAGCAAAGAGCCAGactcattttcccttctcccagcaggATCTGCTGCCTGAACTGGGAGCCAGGAAAGCTGTGCTTGCTGCCTGCAGATGCAGCCACTGATTTTCTGTTCCATGTGATAtccagaggctggagctggggggatGAGGGGGAAGTACATCAGCCTTAAAATCAGGTTGTGTCCGAGGCCGGGGGATTTCATGGTGCAGCCATTTTATGGAAAACCACCTGGAtcctgctgctcagcccctccaggcaagcagcctcagctcctgcGGGACGGCAGGCGGCTCCGAGGGCTTTATCCCACACACATCTGTCGCTGGAAGGTGAGGTGAGGATGCCGAAGCCCCCGGGACCACAGGGGTCCCTCCCCGCCTCCCAAGCCTGGCAGGATTTTCCTGCCAGcccgggagctgcagggaatCTGGCGTGGGATGTGTGGGGGCTGAGCCGCGCGGTTCAGGTCATGGAATGTGGGGATTGTGGGGAAGCAGCCGGTC encodes:
- the TMEM222 gene encoding transmembrane protein 222 codes for the protein MAAAEPAMKQFNGGGGAAPDAERGRFPHCVVWTPIPVLTWLFPIIGHMGICTSTGIIRDFAGPYFVSEDNMAFGKPVKYWKLDPSKVYATGPNAWDTAVHDASEEYKHRMHNLCCDNCHSHVALALNLMRYDNSTSWNMVKLCFFTLLYGKYVSIGGFVKTWLPFVLFLGVIVTVVLTLHLR